One segment of Brassica napus cultivar Da-Ae chromosome C3, Da-Ae, whole genome shotgun sequence DNA contains the following:
- the LOC106383441 gene encoding uncharacterized protein LOC106383441, which yields MDSDSGDVDGVGCGGAGGGLGAGGIGAGGLNPYKHVAADIRKERLPPQDDLPPPPLRFVYNKDRGDTNLYKELDVEGFADKVKLGNKRFEPMKKVGASSMSVGSLKNAMAHGYFRPVKGATPETITRLLETKGPIGFTLDFITPLADLRDGIYRVPKPIDGIKRHVVMIVAHGLTLEREIFFEVQNTWGTDWGVNGHGRIIISGSTDDVFLPG from the exons ATGGACAGTGATAGCGGAGACGTTGATGGTGTAGGGTGTGGCGGTGCCGGTGGTGGTTTAGGCGCCGGAGGTATTGGTGCTGGAGGTTTAAATCCTTATAAGCATGTGGCGGCAGATATAAGAAAAGAACGTCTTCCCCCACAAGATGATTTGCCTCCTCCACCACTAAGG TTCGTCTACAACAAAGACCGTGGTGACACTAATCTGTACAAAGAACTGGATGTAGAAGGCTTtgcagataaagtgaaattggGGAATAAGAGATTTGAACCTATGAAGAAAGTTGGTGCAAGTAGCATGTCTGTGGGTTCACTAAAGAATGCTATGGCCCAC GGGTATTTCCGTCCAGTGAAGGGTGCAACTCCAGAAACCATCACTCGTTTACTTGAGACTAAAGGCCCGATTGGTTTCACTCTTGATTTCATCACTCCACTTGCAGACCTTCGAgat GGAATTTACAGGGTTCCCAAGCCAATAGATGGAATCAAGAGGCACGTAGTCATGATCGTGGCGCATGGATTAACTTTAGAGCGAGAAATATTCTTTGAGGTGCAGAACACGTGGGGGACAGATTGGGGAGTCAATGGACATGGGAGGATCATCATCAGTGGATCTACTGATGATGTTTTTTTACCTGGATGA